The genomic interval CACCAGTAAAGCTGCCTGAAAGTTTCTTTACTCAGTGACTATTTCAATCAAGCTCACCTCACTTTTCTATGCATATTTTGTTGATAAATGCCAAAATAGTCATTATTAGTGATGAAGAAGccagtgcattttaaaaataaaaggccaGGTACTGTGCTATGTTAGGTTTgttgcagcagctgagcaatATTTTCTATGGGGTTtctaagtttatttttaaaattcttttacaaagaaaaaaaattggggggaagCAGCTTCCATTcaggaacatttttattttgctctttagACCTTAACCAAACACATCAGTGATAATAAACTTAATCTTTCATGATAGCCTCTTTAACTGTACCTGTAAAATCTTGGGTTTGTATACTTAAGTAGAATGGAtccttggggaaaaacaaaaagggaaattagCAACCTAAACTTCTGTGAGCTACCTACTGCTCTGAGAATCACAATGCTCTGAGCTGACAGGTTATTTGAGATGCCATCAGGATTCCAACTGATTTTAAATGCTTCTCTCCTCAATCTGGCATggatttccttcttttctcgTAAGCCTAATTGAAATTGTTTAATTTGCCAGATGTTCCCCAAGATATTTCCATTCCATCTTCCTGAATGTCTTTCTGCTTGTATCACTTAGCAAATTACTTTCCAATCAGTTTCTCTGCTATGCTCATTATCCAGataacaaatattaaaaatctatTATTTGATCTCTTCATAttcttctaatttatttttaattcattcctTTTCCCAGCATGCAGGAAACCATTCACCTAGGCTCAGATACAAGTTTATGAGAACAGGAGTGTTTTCATCATAAATCCTTCAACAGtctatttttgtctttctttagGGCACAGGATGACATAGTAAGGGCTGATAAGATGATTACTTTAAGAGTCTTAGGTTAGGCACTTACATGTGAGCTCCCTAGGGAAAACATTGCTCCATAAGTTATTTTGCTGGCACTGTTGGGAGAATTATCTTAATTTTCAGCCTGCCTACAACTTCTAGATTGCTTCTGGATAGTCTGAAAATTAACCTTCCTTATGAAGTATGTTATTTATGATATCCATACTCCCTCCTTACAGTCCAAGGTCTATTAATCACAGTGAGCTAGACAGAAATTCTGGCACAGTCAAGGTTTTCCTAAGGTTAGGGGTTTGCTGTCCAGCTGGAGGATGTTCTGGTAGTGAAATGGAGCTGCCTGATCCACTGCTGTGAATGAAGGTGCTTCTGGTGCCTCGGTGTCCTCAGGTGCTCCTGGGCAGATGGATGCTGCTGTGCAGTCTGGTGAAGGGCACCAGTGCAGCTTTGAACTCTTTGGTAATTTCCTAAGGAGAGAGCAGAAGAAGAATATGCTCATGCAAAGGACGAGTGCTGTTTCTCTCAGTCCCCACACTCCTGCTCTCAGGCCCTGATTCGTGCCTTGTAAGACTTTGGGTTCATGATCACAGAATTGATTcttttggaaaagacctctgagatcatcaagtccaacctttgagTGAAAACCACCATGTCAACCAGACCATGGTGCTGAGGGCCACCTCCaatctttccttaaacacctgcAGGGACGGTgaccccagcacctccctgggcagcccactCCAATGTCCAACCACCCTTtcaatgaagaaattctttgtgATGTTCAATCTAAGCCTCCCCTAGCCAATCTTAATGCTgtgtcctctcctcctgtcGCTTGTGAGAAGAGGCCAACCCCCACCGGGCTACACCCTCCTGTTAGGGACCTGCAGAGTCTTGGTCTGTCACAGCTATTTGCCCTCTGTTCATACGTAACACATTCAGCATCCCACTGCTTTCCCTCTCTAAAAGCAGTTAATTACTAAGCGAGCTCAAACAcactcctgagctgctctgttggGAGAGCACTCAGCCTTCCTGCTCCCGCTGTTTCCCCTCAGTGCCCCACAGCGGCAACCGAGCTCTTTTATCCTCAGCAGCGCCCAGGGTAGAACCGGCCCTTTGCCCttcagagagagggagagggagccGCGCCCTCAGCCCTCATggtgggcagagccctgagcgCCTCACCCGGGGCAGAGCCCTCAACCGGGGCAGAGCCGTTCCTGCCCTCAGCCGGGCAGAGCCCTCAGCGCCTCACCcggggcagagccctgagccctcACCGGGACAGAGCCCTCACCCGGGCAGAGCCGTTCCTGCCCCTCACGCAGGGCAGAGCCCTTACCCAGGCAGAGCCTTCTGCCCTCACCCGGGCAGAGTCGTTCCTGCCCTTCACCCGGGCAGAGCCCTCCAGGCAGAGCGTTCTGCCTCACCGGGCAGAGTCGTTCTCCCTACCGGCAGTACCCTCAGCCCTCACACGGGCAGAGCTGTTCCCGCCCCTCATCCAGGGCAGAGCCCTTACCCAGGCAGTGCTGTCAGCCCTCGCTCGGGCAGAGCCGCTCCCGCCTGTCACCcggggcagagccctgagcccccACCGGGGCAGAGCCCTTACGCGGGCAGAGCCTTCAGCGCCTCACCCGGGGCaaagccctgagctgggcagagtCGTTTCTGCCCCTCACTCggggcagagccctcagcccgCACCCAGGCACAGACATTCCCGCCCCTCACCAGGGCAGAGCCGTTCGTGCCCCTCACCGGAGCAGTGCCCTCACCCggggcagagccctcagccctcacTCGGGCAGAGCCATTCCCGCCCCTCACCAGGGAAGTGCCTTCACCCGGGCAGTGCCCTCAGCCCTCATCCGGGCAGCGCCGTTCCCGTCTCTCACTCGGGGCAGGGCCCTCAGCCCTCACTCGGGCAGAGACATTCCTGCCCCTCACCCGGGCACTGCCCTCAGCCCTCACTGGGGCTGTGCCGTTCCCTGCCCCGCCCCGAGAGCCGCCCGCCCTCCCGTGAGGCAGAGCCGCCCTTTCCGCCGTGGCTTTCCGGTGATGGCGGCGGGCGGCAGCGACCCGCGGACGGCAGATGTGGAGGAGGACGCCTCGCAGCTCGTCTTCCCCAAAGGTGCGAGCGGGGGCGGCGAGGAGCCCGGGCTCGGGGGTCGGGTGGTGGTTGGAGGCCGGCAGCGGCTGCCCGTGAGGGTGCGAGCCTCGCCGAGCGGCTCCTTGAACCGGAGCGCTGCTCAAcgcccctccagcagctccaaagcCCCGAGTGTTAAAAATCAGCATAGTAAATGATTTGTGTATATTTAAGGATCTCATGATTTTTAGGATGTGGTGGTTCTTAGGTGAGCCGCTACGTGTGTGTcgggtatttaaaaaaaaaaaaaagtcctgtcAGGTTATAGTAAAAAGGTTATTGTTTTTTTATATAAGCTTTTTCAGTGATGTTTGTTGATACAGGAGTTCTTCCCTCTGAGGGaaggtgctgaggccctggcacagggtgcccagagcagctgtggctgcccctggatccctggcagtgcccacggccaggctggacagggcttggagcaacctgggacagtgggaggtgtccctgccatggcaggggtggcactggatgggctttaagatcccttccaacctaagcGGTTTTGGAAATCTGTGAATACTGCTGCACTTAGGAAATCAGCTATCCAGATCCAGAGTTGGTAACTATGGACGCTTATTGTctgtatatttcttttttcagacaATTAATTCGGTATAAATTCTAGAAATGTATTTACCCCTCACAGCCACcctgaaaaaaaagggagggggagggaaatgGACACCATGCTGCATTTGCTGCATTGTTTTGTTATGAACAGTAGAGAAGTtctaaaatctattttttcagggttttttaatgCTAAAATCTCATGTTTAGCCCAACCTGATTTACTGctcaattaaaaataagagtTGCCAGGCCCTTTCTAACAGTCCTTGTATATGCTTGTATAAAACAGTGAAGTCAGGCACTCTGGGATGCAGCTTCTGATCCTGTTGCTATGAACAGCTCATACTGTGATGTTGAAAGATGTTCTTGTAATTGAAATACATACAGTGTTTATGCTGATGATGAATGAATTCAAAGTTGGCTAAAGATGGGGGAGAATTTTTAAGAttggttaaatttttttttttctgattataaAATTTCAGTAGGTTAATTAACTTTTCAAGTAAATGAAGCCTTTTTAAAGACATTCAACAGCATTCATATTTACTTCAAGCTCTTGAAGTAAAGAGTGTGGCATCACTTCTGAATTTGGTGGAGTTTTAGAGCTCTCGATATTTCTTTCTGTAGCAAGTCATGCATTACTTCTGCCAAAATTGGGTGAAGAAAACATACTGCACCAATATGAAAAAATCTGAATGTTAGGGCTGCAAGTGTAAAATATATGGTCAAAAAGACACTGCCACTCAAAGTGTaatttttatcagcattttCAATATGGAATGCCGCCCAGTCACTGGGACTGCCACAGTCACACAACTGCCATGAGAGACATTTTCACTTCTGTGTTACCCAGATCTAAATTACACACAAAACTTACGCAATTCCGCTTTTCAAGCGCGTTTTTCCATGCTGGCTTTCCCTCATTCACCCTGCAGAATTTGAAACCGCGGAAACCCTGCTGAATTCCGAGGTGCACATGCTGCTGGAGCACCGCAAGCAGCAGAACGAGAGCGCGGAGGATGAGCAGGAGCTGTCGGAGGTGTTCATGAAAACCCTGAACTACACAGCGCGCTTCAGCCGCTTCAAAAACCGCGAGACCATCGCCAGCGTGCGCAGGTGAGCGCAGAGGCTGCcgtggtttggaaagccaggagtctgctaaggaaggcaggagcctcccctgaaatggagaatgtgaaccctccccacccctcccaattgctgtaaattttaaattaaggggctctcaggcaaaaatatgggagcaggaaataacagttctttaatagggaaaagacataaaggataaaataaacaatgcagtaaactagaacaacagtgacagagtcagaacccaacctgacaccctgtgggtcaggctgttggtggcagccccattggaattgtggctcagccctcctgcagtgtcaggggtggttctgctggagcagggatcctgtagagaaggatggattcttcctctgaagatccagtggaaggagaggcagctgctgttcctctgggaaatccagtggagaagccgtgctggtgtctcagaacctctggattatatctgggcagcaatgcttggctcctccctctgggctcacatctcccaatgggatgctgcagttcttatcagccatgcagtgacattcaatagatgttatcagcaatgtcccctcccagggaggtgtgaatgtggtcactcaaagagagagataaagcaaactgcccacttgacaaaggtaacctgccatacagatgggaatggaaaacatcttgcattgaaATCTTCAGCTGAGGTCAGGGTGTAACAAACACTGTGTTAcagaaatgcatattttatgattggcttttcataaatattaaaatgaatattatatgtgttgtgtcagaaagttatgctgtgttaattctcttaagtagtgtaTTAAATATAGTTTTGGGTTGTAAAAAAAGtgctaaaatagaaactatgctatgtaggatgcTTTTTTAAAGAAGGGATTggcagcgagatagcagccacaggacacctaaatttttcagagaaaagaatttattgctctcttatcagaagaaacgaacttcttcctgcctcaaaggcgctgtcaggattcagaggaagaagttgatgatgaccagacagaatcctgtatttgagtggaatttatgcatcatgtatgatgtgtatgaatatgcaacaggctgttgtttttaagggttcatcctctgttaacgtgggtcctgtttcaggcttgtgctgcccagagaaaGGTTCccggactgtctgtaactctctgtttctgttgtctcatattgtcctaatccaaattgtccaaattattattactctaattatattactattttataactatttattactattaaacttttaaaattttaaaaacaactgattggcatttttcacatgtaGTATCCCCTGAACTCTCAACCCTTGGTAATCCCaagtccccagccctggaaacaCCAGTAACTACACACCATAGAGTCAGCCCTCCTGGGGGAAAAACAGATTCTCAAATGGAATTTTGTGTCACAACTTCTCTGGTTTCTCCTTCCCCTGTCTTGTCACTGGCTTGGCATCCCTGGTGGCCACCCCTCTTTTCCCTGGATCCCTTAGCTctgcctccttccccttccctttcttaAGCTGCCTGCTCTACTGTGTTACCCTGCTGGAATAAAACCTTGCAGAAGAGCCTTTCTTGCTTCTATTGCTGAGCCAGTTGCAGTGAGTGTTGAGTGGAGATTTGACTGCATTGCCTGAATGT from Zonotrichia leucophrys gambelii isolate GWCS_2022_RI chromosome 9, RI_Zleu_2.0, whole genome shotgun sequence carries:
- the POLR2D gene encoding DNA-directed RNA polymerase II subunit RPB4; this encodes MAAGGSDPRTADVEEDASQLVFPKEFETAETLLNSEVHMLLEHRKQQNESAEDEQELSEVFMKTLNYTARFSRFKNRETIASVRSLLLQKKLHKFELACLANLCPETAEEAKALIPSLEGRFEDEELQQILDDIQTKRSFQY